GAACAGATGTTTGACCACGTCAAGTTCGGTGTCCGCAACTTCGCGGTGAGCAGAGCCTTCTACCTCAATAGGGAAAAGAAATCCCTGACGGAAAGCATTCTTTTCCGTTTGGCGTCCTCAGAACGGGAGGTCCGACTTGATTTCCAGTTGAGCAGCTCGGAACGAAGTCGAGGTTACGAAGACACCTGGCAGGAAGCCGGCGCGCGGCGGGTGGCGTATTACACGGGAGTTCCTTCCGGCGGCTATCGTTTCCATGTGAAAGCCGCGAACGCTGACGGCCTCTGGAACGAAACCGCCGCCACGCGGGCGTTGCAGTTCTTGCTGCAAAACGTTTCTTCATCCTCGGCCATCCGCGTCGCTGACGAGATCGGAAGGCATCCTCGCGGCGATCGACCTGGCCGCAGACAATCGCCACTACATCAGTCCGGAAATCTCCGGCCTGCGAACCGAGGCGGCAAGCCTGGGTGCGGAAGCGTACGTGACGAAAGACGATTTCTCCCAACTGTTCGCGACCATCCATTCCGGCGGTCATCAGACGTCCCCCACCAAGCCGGATCAAGCGAGTTAATCCCAAACTTCTATCCCACGTCTGATCAGTAAGTCCCGTACGGGACATACCTTTTGCGCGGACTTTTTGATTGGGTTCGCGGGGATTTGAGGCTATTGGGTCTCTACGCGGTAGATCTTCATCCCCCGCGCCTGGTAATTGGCGAGTGCCGCGGGGTGGTCGAGCGTGCAGGTGTGGACCCAGACTCGGGTTGGCTCCATGCGCCAGGCTTCATCGAGGGCGTGCGTGAGCAGGGCGCCGCCGAAGCCGCGGCCGATGAACGCGGGAAGGAGTCCGAAATAGGCGATCTCCACGCCGTCGCCATCGTCCTGCCGCAGTTCGTGATAACCGGCCGGGGACCCGTCGTAGTAGCCCACGAAGGTGCGGAGCCGTCCCGATTCGACGTGACCGCGCCACTGTTCTCCCGACCAATCGCGTTTGTCGGTCCACGCCCAGGGCGCGCCGACTGTCAAATAAAGAAAACGATTGAACTGCCATTGCGGCACGGTCGCCTCTCCGATCCAGAATCGCTCATCCGCGAGGCGCTTCGGGAGCAGTTCGTCCGGCGAGCGCATCTCGAGGTAGGTTGTGGTGACGGCGTTCATCCCGCTTGCACATCCGCGCCGAGGATTTCCTGGGACTGGCGGCACAAATAAGTCCACGCAACCAACCCGGTGATCAGCGCGACGGCGGCGCAGACGAGGTAAGGCAGGGAAGGGCGTGCCGCGTATAACGCGTTGGCAAAAATCGGGCCGATGATGCGCGCCAGGCTGGCCGCGCTTTGGGTCACCCCCAGCGTCGCTCCTTGTTCCTGCGGCGGTGTGCGCAGCGAAATCAGCCCAAACGTCGGCGGGCGATTAATGCCGGAGCCCACCGCGAACAGCGCCAGGCACAAGAGCAGCGCCGTAATCGTGCTTACCGTCGGCAACAAAGCCAGGCTCACGGCGACCACGATCAAGCTCCCGGCGATCAGGCGTTGCTCGCCCAGGCGGCGATTCAGCCATCCCAGCCCGCCCCCCTGAAGAAAGGCGCCGAGCAGGCCGCAATACGTGAACAGATACCCGGCGTGGCGTTCGTCCAGGTGGAATTGTTCCTTCACGAGCAAGCTGAACGTGCTCTCGAAACAGGCAAAGCAAAAAGTCGCCAGAAAGTATGTCCCGATCACGAATCCGACCGTGGGCCGGCGGAAAGTCTGGGTCCATTGCGCGAGACCGGGGCGCCGCGGGACGTGTTCGGAGTTGGGTTTCCAGCTTTCCGCGAGCACGCAGCAGCCCAGCAAAAAATTCACGCCGCAAAAAATCGAGGCCGTCCAGCCCGGTCCGGCCAGCCCGAATTGGTGATAGCTGAACGCGCCGAGCGCCGGTCCGAAGATGAATCCCAGCCCGAACGCCATTCCGATCAACCCCATCTTTTGCGTTCGCTTGTCCGGCGGTGTGATGTCCGCGATATACGCATTGGCGACGGACAGATTCGCGCCACAAATGCCCGCAAACACCCGCGAGGCGAGCAACAGCCACAGCGCCGCGTCTCCCGTGCGCGTCGAAGC
This Verrucomicrobiota bacterium DNA region includes the following protein-coding sequences:
- a CDS encoding TCR/Tet family MFS transporter, giving the protein MKKPSLLIIFFSVFIDLIGFGIVLPLLPLYSKQFGASGPVIGAIIASFSLMQFLFAPAWGRLSDRIGRRPVILISNAGSAISYALFAIASTRTGDAALWLLLASRVFAGICGANLSVANAYIADITPPDKRTQKMGLIGMAFGLGFIFGPALGAFSYHQFGLAGPGWTASIFCGVNFLLGCCVLAESWKPNSEHVPRRPGLAQWTQTFRRPTVGFVIGTYFLATFCFACFESTFSLLVKEQFHLDERHAGYLFTYCGLLGAFLQGGGLGWLNRRLGEQRLIAGSLIVVAVSLALLPTVSTITALLLCLALFAVGSGINRPPTFGLISLRTPPQEQGATLGVTQSAASLARIIGPIFANALYAARPSLPYLVCAAVALITGLVAWTYLCRQSQEILGADVQAG
- a CDS encoding GNAT family N-acetyltransferase, which codes for MNAVTTTYLEMRSPDELLPKRLADERFWIGEATVPQWQFNRFLYLTVGAPWAWTDKRDWSGEQWRGHVESGRLRTFVGYYDGSPAGYHELRQDDGDGVEIAYFGLLPAFIGRGFGGALLTHALDEAWRMEPTRVWVHTCTLDHPAALANYQARGMKIYRVETQ